The DNA window CCGCGCCGACGGGTGGGGTGCAGTTTCGCGGAGTCTTTGCCGGGATGCTCAAAGCGCGGGCGCAGCAGAAAATGAACGACCTCTACACCCACGCGACCTTCGAAACCTGGCCGACATTCGTCGTGCAGGGACTGTGGTTCCGCGCGGGTAAGTCGACGTTGCGTGCTCCGCTGGTGAAACGGGTCAAAGCACGGGCGACTACGTTTTTCAAGAACAAAACCACTGTGCCGGTTCTAAATCAGCCCGGTTTCGTTACGCAGCTCGACGCTGAAGGCACCGAACCGACGCAACCGTCGGCCCCGTCGAGCAACCGGCCCCGCCCGAACACCATCCGGCCCGACGAGCTAAAGGCCGAAATGCTCAAACCGAAAAACGATCCCGATACCCTGTCCGTCGACCGGCCGTCGTCGGTTGTCGATCTGCATACGGAAGCCCTGTTGCCAAAGGGGACTGGTAATCGCGGCCCTGCCGATTTGCTGAAACTCCAGCTGGAGACGTTTGAAAAAGCGCTTGAAAACGCCGTTGCCAGCGGTATGAGCGAGATCACGTTTATTCACGGCGTCGGGAGCGGGGCGTTGCGGACGGAACTGCACAAA is part of the Spirosoma rhododendri genome and encodes:
- a CDS encoding Smr/MutS family protein, encoding MNIGDKVRLLRAKGEGIVSRFLPGNMIEIEIEDGFRIPVMRSELVAVSPMEAEKLLRPSTFEPQKPTAPAAPSILANQGIYLAFVAVNDREYSLYLVNNTDWDFPYSLGEESAAPTGGVQFRGVFAGMLKARAQQKMNDLYTHATFETWPTFVVQGLWFRAGKSTLRAPLVKRVKARATTFFKNKTTVPVLNQPGFVTQLDAEGTEPTQPSAPSSNRPRPNTIRPDELKAEMLKPKNDPDTLSVDRPSSVVDLHTEALLPKGTGNRGPADLLKLQLETFEKALENAVASGMSEITFIHGVGSGALRTELHKRLGQHPHVRFFEDAQKQKFGYGATKVSLK